The DNA segment ACTGCAGCTGCAAAAACACAGAACACCACGAATTTCGTCAATAAAATTCATTTCAGTTTGAACTACTGACAAAGTATAGTGACTGTCATGTCTCCTTCATTACACCGTGGGACGGTAacagtcaatcaatcaatcaatcaatcaatcaatcaatcaatcaatcaatctttatcgACAGACTTTATGTCCATagttaaacaaaagaaacaacaaaacaaaacacaacatataaaccttaattaaaaaaataaaatatttgaaagatataaaaccataatatacataaaatacacatttacttagaaatcaataaatacacaaacacttcaACCCGTGCTTCCTCAGAGTGAATGAGTAACGGGAACCACTCACTGTCAGCTCTGTGATTGCTAAAATTATACTGTAATAGTATTTGCCTGCACAAAGAGTTTCCACGTTGTCCATgtatgtcatcatcatcatcattcattTAATCAGTAATAAAGTGACCAAGGTATTTCACCTTTTATGAACCTCAAGAGTATCGTCGGACAGTTTAAACACAAGGAAATTTAGCTGTTTATCTTGCTTTGTTCTACATGTCAAGATAGCACTTTTAACAGCATAGTACTTTATATCATATAGCACACCATATTCAGTACAAATATTAAGAAGCTACTGTAATCCAGCACTACTTGGACTAAAAACAACCAGTTCATCTGCATACATATGATGATTCATCAATGTTTCACCTAATATACATCCAGTGTTACAGGTTCTCAGCTGTATGGACAATCATCATCAacatataaattaaataaaattggagACAAAATCCCACCCTGTCTGACACTATTGCTAACACCAAAGGGGGCAGAAATGCCGCTTCCCCATTAACCTGCATCTTCTGATGAGCGTACCAGTAAGACAGAATCCTCACAATGTATCCAGGAACTCTCCGTCGCTTCAGTTTATCAAAACGTTTTCCAGGGTTCACTCGATCAAAAGCTTTAGAGGCATCAATGAAACACATAAGGGCAGATGAATTTTAGGACCTATACAAACTGACTGTTCCCTTGAGTGCATATATGCACATGTCTGTGCCATGCTTTGGTTTGAAGCCAAACTGATTGTCCAGGGAAGAGATGAACACACTAACTCTATCAAACAAGATTTTTTCTAGCACCTTAGATAAAATACTGGCTAGTGCAACTCAATTTTACAGCTTTGTCCTTTTTAACtgctacaaataaaatacataacaTTGAGTCTGGTAGTTTGCCATGAATCATAAGCCTTTAATGTCTAATTGTATGCAGGTTAAAGTTTCACTgtcatatttttaatgtttgtttgtttttttatctctgATTGGAGGCACTCATAGGGATCATTTTGTGAGAAAGAAGGGTCATGGGCCCACTGTTCTTTACCAGACACGTTGGAAAAGTGGTGATAATTGGCACTGTCCTTTTTCGTACTTGGAAGTGTTGGTGACTATGTGGAGATCTTCTTCGAATTTTTTCCTGTAAGAGGATACCACAGAGAGTAGGCCTACTCGAACCTTAGGGCTAATGGATCCACAAGGCAGAAAAGCCCAGCAATATCGGCTATCTCCTCCTATCCCGTTATCTCTGGTTTTGTGTCGAGCCAGCTAACACAAAGAAATCCTGGCTATGTTGAACTTCATTCATTGTAGACTATACCCCTCACACTGTCAGAAAGACCACTAAAGCAAACCTTTAACTACCGGCCAAAACAGCCTATGCAACAGACACATGGTACTGCATAACCTAACAAATACAAACCTCACATTGCACCAGACTGTGACACAAATTGTGATTGCGGTTAGCCTGTGTTGTAACACAAACCCATCAGTGGCTCAATAGTTGAGAAAAGTTAACTGAATCTTTCAAActtctttatttaaaacaaatctttaaactgcacagtttttttttcttttcataagaGGCAACAAAGGTCTGCCAGATTGCTGTCAGTTTGTCTGTGTGACTCAGTACCAGTCCGTGTAATAATTCTTTGGCATATGCAGGAAACCACAGTCGCAAAGACTCGCATGATTTGGTCAGGTTTTGTGGTAGCAAAATAACAAAGACAAGGATCTGAGGCAACTAAACCTGAGTGGGATAAACACAAATACAATTGTGTTTGCAACTTATATTAATGTCTGTTGCTTAAAGAAAATGCTTtcagctgcagtctgcacctacTGCATTATCATTACATCAGCGCATAAGCCAGGACAGTCAGTGTGCATCAGGACAACACCAGATGgagctaaaaaataaaagcagtgaCTGAGGTGTGGAATATGCACATGCTACGAGAGCTCTGCAATACTTACCATGTTTACAGTTATTGGTTATCATTCAGCGTGATTTGGTTCAGGTTTGCTTGAACAGTACCACGACTCTGAGACTGTAACTCTTTGATGAGTGTATACATCTTATATCTGCAAAGCATGGCTGATTCTGGCTCAttgaaaaaaagcttttgtaTGGTTATCCTACCAaaagaaccaaaaaaaaccaaaagaatcaatcaatcaatcaatcaatcaatcaatcaatcaatcaatcaatcaatcaatcaatcaatcaatcaatcaatcaatcaatcaatcaatctttatttataaagcacttttcatacaaaaaaaaaaccaaaaaaaaaaaaaacctgaacacTCCAATGTGTTTCAGTTGTTCAGGAAATGATACAGAGGACAGCTGTGCACAGCGAGATAATCTCATTTTTTGCTGCACAAATGATATTTGCCTGAAACATGGCCTCATGTGATGCGTTTATAAATCTTTTAATATGCAATAGCTTTATGAATATTTGAAAAATGTTATTAGCAATGATCAAAACAGAGGCAAAGCAGAAACATAAAAGAAGACCAACAGGAAAATGTCCCTCTTAATGGTAATGTACTAACAATGACAAATataacatacatacatacatgtgcAGAATTCAGCGGCCTGTGAGGTTTGTGACTGTGCTGGTTACTCCATTAGAGACGGACTGCTGCAAGCGGAAAATGGTTACACTTAAGCAGGCTATGGCATGGGGTTACAAAATGCTTTTCTTACTCAAGATCCCTTTAACCTTTGAAAATATCTTTCACTTTACACCTTCAAAACAGCCCAAATTATCAGGCTTCATACGTGGCTTTAAGTGCTccttcagccttttctctctgtttcacttccataagaatggcttcttgacagccacacttccactgagaccatttctgatgaggcttcagagAACattagatggatcaactgaaaaGCCAGATGCAGCTCTCATGTCCTGTGCGTTTTGaagattcagctaaagaaattaGAACAGATTGTATGATTTTTGTGATGTGCTGCTAGTAATAAAGTGCCTAGAAATGTAACTTAAAATTGACACTTTGCTAAGCTGTCTGTTATGTGTGGACACAACTCATTTCATCTCTTGAGTCATTCAGAGTGCGTTTTATATGCTTTAATGATTCATAAGTCCGTGTTTAGTCTGGCGAGCCAttgctcaagaaaaaaaaaaaacaagaaacgtctggctccttggaagcaaattGTAAAGAAATGTTCAGTGTCTCAAGATTAAATACCGTTTCACCAAATTACTGGAATGACTGATCTTCTGTTATATTCAAATCTTTTACAATGGACCAAAAATGCCCCCCAAgccttttcaaatatttttgtttgtctttcagtATAATCTTTGTCTTTCTAGTGAAATGTTTGCCTGACTCGTGCTTTTTAATATCACTGATAGCGAAAACCCTTGAATGGGccagctgtttctgtgcagaTTCCACTTGGAGATATTGTTACAAGTCACAGCATAATGACATAAAAATGGTAATGTGCTCAGTCTGCTTCTTTGTCTCAAACACATGCAGATGCACAAAGAGTAACAACTACCTCAGGGCCTCAGAGGTTGTTATCCATCATTTTCCTGCTGCATCACCACATTATCATTCTTTATGACTGTCATATTACTACATTTTCTTCTCTAAGTATATCCAACAAATCTTTATTGATTGCATTCATCCACCAATCCCAAGCCCTCCCCCAGCACATAGCCAGCATTAGATTAGTTAGTCTAACTAACCAAAGGCTGAATTTCcctctccactctgtgtgcgcgtgtgtttgtgtgtgggtgagAGCTGTGTGTTTACAGTGCATATGGGGGAAATTAACTGCCATAGAAACAGGtcagtttgtttgtctttgttggtGCTTTGTGGCTTTGAAAGAAGCTGAATGACTGTTTATTTTTCCTACTTCTACATAGGGACCTCAAATGTATACATGTGGAGTTATTTCACTGATTAATGCAAAGGCTGACGCAAGAGTGTGATGTTGTGCAGCGCATTCTTTAGAAATCTGAGACGGAGATCCATGCTGAATAATTTATGCCACTTGTAAGCCTCACCACACCGGCCATAATCCTCGCCACAGTCACATAAACCAAAGCAGGTTTGGCATGAGGGCAGTGGCCAAATTTAAACCATATGAATGGTTATAAAGGTGGTCATGGAGTGACTGAGAGTTGTGTAACAGCACTTTGTGAGATCAGAAGGTTAAGTGAGTCCGCTGTCTTTTTTCATTCActtctctttgtgcaaacacagcCATCACAAGATGGTGTTACTTACTCTGAGTAAACATTTGGCTCCACTGtagaaataatacatttaatataCTCCACTGTATGGATTCTACCTGCTTTCTACAGAGACAAAAATATGCATCACTGTAATTCCTCTACACGTGTTTAAGTCAGGAACCACTTCCTCTTTTgcgcttcttctttttttttcttttccacacaTCATGTACTCTGAGTCGTCTTTCTTTCATGTCTTTCTTcttctgcctcctcctcctccccctctcaGAGTACGAAGTAGCTGAGCACAGCTGCCAGCAGCCTTCGACCGGTTGAAACCTGTATGCAATGCTACTGAAAAGACACTTCCTCCACCCAATACATCACCAACCAGATCCAGAAAGAGCTGGAAATCAGGAATGAATCTGATACATAGTCACAGTAACAAAGTGTACCCCtgccttgtgtgtgtttgtgtttttaaattatctTTTTATTGTAACTTGTGTGAAACTGTACACTATTTGTAGAAAATACCACTTTTATGTTTCTCCTACCGGGTTGACATTTAATTTTAGACCAGGTATAAAAATACTCCACACGACCCCTGACGTGGTACTACTTGCACGGCCATAACGCGGACTCGTACGGGCAGTGCTGCGGCCGGCCGGCCGTTGACCGTCTGTGACTTTTCCGGTTTTCCCCACCGCCACATTGAATGCAGCACCAGTGGGTGGTGCCTTCGGGAAGTTGCCGCTATCCTCCAATCAGAAGCGCCCATCGCACACGCAACAGCGGTCCGCTCAGCTCCATGTTGGATCAGTCGTTTTTTCTTAGAAATGTTGTGACCCGGAGGTGAGGCTGCGCTTACTGTCTAGTAACAAACGGACGGCCCCGGGCAGTCAGGCGGGTCCAGGTATGAGGGCTACCCGCCGACAGACCGTAGGGCTGCAAACGAATGTTTTCTGGAGGTTTGCGTGAGCGAGCAGCGTCATCCCTTTGCTTTGAAACGGGGCCGAGAAATTAGGTTAAAGACGCACCTGGAGAGGGGAGCGAAAAGTGGCATGCGGGGTGAAGAAGAAGTAATTGGATTGAGATAACGCCTCGCTGGCAGTAAGTATATTTTCTTCTCGTTATCTTTTCAACACATTACTAAAGGGATAAAAAATAAATCGCTTTAATAACCCGCAACCTGTTGTTTATTGACTAACGGAGATAAGAGGCTGATGTGAATGTTTAACGCGGGGACACATGCCGCTTCTCTTTTCTCACGCGTGTGGGTGAATCACCTGATCCCACACAGCGGCAAACTACTTAGTgcgcaaaaaaaagaaagcaatagAAAGAACCATCGCGTGCGCCAAAAGATCAGCAGTTTCGTCAGACTGTGGCAGAGATGACTGGTGTCCCATGTAGGTGCGCAGGTCTCCCCGCGTTAAATACATCGTGGTGTCTGGAGCTGGTGTTGTAACCTCAGGTATGACCTAAAGTTCAGTCTGGCCATCTTTAAACTTCTGCTCAGTCCTCAATGAACTTGGAGCAGAGCGGCTGCTGTCACGTGGTGAAAGTCGTAATTCACCCTGAAACGAGTAGCGTTATTCCTCTACGAGTTTAATCAGAGGGAACTATCGCCACCACTAGCCCGTCCTTGATGCCAGGACCGCCTGTAATGACCGAGGGCCCCACCCTTTCCTGGGGGCcccacactctctcacacaacGCCTCCCCCCTCTCTAATCTGTTTAGATCTGTTACTTCGCCCATATGCAAAAGACTGGGGGAGGGCTGCTAATGCAAGCTCCTTGTAGCTTTGCCACAGTTTGATAAAGATTGCTCACTCCGCTTTGCCagaatatagaatagaatagccctttattgtcactgtacatgtacaacgaaATTATGGGTGCTCCATGCCAACTGTACAGGAGTAAAACAGCAGGAACAaatgacaaacagaagaaatggATACAATCAAGAGGAATGTATACAAAACAAGAGAGACATATAATAGAAATAAATATAACTATATATTTTGTATAGGCTATCACAGTTGCCACTAACAACATTAATGGTGATTCCTGATGACTTCACAGTGGTGTACTACGAAGCAACATTTCGGGTCATATGCTGAGCTTAAAGTCAGAGATTTCTGAATACCTGTTCAATCAATAAAAGTAATTTCACGATTTCCACGTGTACTTTTTTAGGCTGATGTAAGTCACCTGTAATGGCCCAGTTAAAGTTTGAAAGCTCTAACGTGCATCCGCCATGTTGGAATTAAACATCAGCCCTAAGGGTGCACTCAGTTAAAATATTAAGTTTCAATTGAAAGTTTTATTATGGCTCTGTGACACCAAAACTCAAGATTTCCATTTTTCTGCAGTGTAAATTTCTTTATTTGCAACAGCTTTgcattttactgctgttttatACTCTTTGCAGATTTTTAATCACCATTTTTGCTCATTACACGTTAATGTCTCTGATTGGAGTAGGCTGCACTCACAGGGATCATTTTTTGCAGAATAAGAGTCATATGATAAAAAATGCCCACTTTTTGTGAGTGTGCAGagagcctgaagcagaaagcccggcttacagaaaaaaaaggagataaCCATCATCATGATACGCTTTCTTTCTGACTGGgatttgcattttaaatttgtCGAGCAAActaacacaaagaaagcctggctgtgTTGAACTTCTTTTATGGTAcactgctgttttatttacagccGCAGATTTCCCATACATATGTCTTAGGTAAAATATATGGTTAATATTGTGGCACAACACCATTCTAATAATGATTATACATTAACAGCCAAGTTATTAATGTGACCGCATCTAATAGCGTTAAGTCATAGTGGTAGCTGTAACAAAATGCAACCTCTCATTCAGTATTTCTTTCTATGTTCATTCATTTCTATGTTATATgcatgccatatgttaaaacaaatgGATATCGTAGTTAAAGAAaatgctgtttaatttttttaatgggCACACAGTAAAAAGTAGAACCAGCAATCCGATGTGATCAATGGAAGCATTAGGCCACACCAAAACTACATGCACAGTCCTTTGTACAAAAATTTGACTGTTAATTTTGTGTTCTTACTGTGGAAACTGAGGGAAAAACACGTTAACAGTAATGACATCTGAGATGGTCATTCATGTATGTGACTGTAACAAATGCTGTATATGCTGAATAGAACTAAAAAGCTGCAAGAAATGGTCAAAGGATTACCTCGTGGCCGATACACAGACAAGCTGTTAGCCTTAGTTAAAACTTGCTGTAACATGTACGGCTGTCACGCTAAGTGAATTGCAAATTACTATTCGTACCTCTAAGCAAAGACTTGTATATATCTGTCGGATGTTGAAACATTCAATGCAGATTAACTGCTGATTTGAATGCAGATCATATTATgatgttttaatgtgttttccaAACTATGTGAAACATTCACTAAGTAAGAGAACGATTTTCAATCCATCACTAAATGAAATGCTCATCTGCCAAAGGTCTTTGTGAGTCAGAACACTGGTGGATTTGGGGCTTCATCAAAGGACTCTGTTCCAAAAACAGCATGTTGTAATATGTCTGGATTGAGCACAGTCTTGGCCTGGTGCTTAAACACTATGAAAAAGAAGTGAGGGTTCAATGTAGCACACCATGATAAAATCATAGGGCACTTTAATACTCGTAGTCACTGATTCATGGCTCGTGTAGCTGGAGGATAAATGTGTTACTCCAGCAGACTTAGCTGAGTGCATGAAATTAGTCTCCCTTTTGGTAACCTGCTATGGATTTAGATTTGTTTTCTATGCAGTTGAGGCCATGatggaaacaaatgaaatgcTGGGACGTTTTCCCCTCCTGGGTCCCCACTCTATGTTTAtacctgttgttgttgttgttgttttatgtttgtttttctccttatGGGGGCAAACATATGTCGCTCAAGCTTTTCCACAACTTTGTACATTCCCTCAGGAATTTTCTGACATTTGAGAATCCTTATATTTATGCTACTATTATTATTCCTTATATTGAGACAGTGATTGTTATCATCTCACtgataaattcaaaaactggAGTGAAAAAGTAGCTGAGCATGTATAGGAGGAATCAACAGTATTGAACAGGCCAATCGCAATAGTTACGGAGTAGGTTTTAGATTTCCTGTTGAAGCATAAATCCACATCAACTTTGTCCTCTAAACAAAATGTGTCAAGTTATTTtggaaggttttttttgtttccttccgCGGGCTGCTCATGACAAGAACTGAAAGAGGACTTAAAATATCTCCAAGATGACCAGCTGACATACTGGGTTCAAATGTCTTTACTGTCAGTGGGCCCTGTGCAGTCATTATGTCCATGAGTACCCAGCAAAATGTCAGATTTTACAAGCATGGGATATCATAGAAAACGTTTGAAATACCAATATTAAAGTAGTTGGACAGAGTCATCTGTGCTTGCAGAAGGACACAGGGCACAAGTACCGCAATATCCTGCACTTGTGTCATAATTTCCTGTTGCATCTTTAGCCCTTTTTCTATTAGTATCTGCTCGCCACGGTTCGCCAGGGTTTTCTAGTTGGCcatagtacctggtaccaggtgcTAAAATAGTACCTACTCTACTCTTCCAAGCGATCCAAGTAGGTACTAAAATGTGACGTCGTCAGACTGCATGTTAGCGATTGGCTGGTCAGTGGCATCACTCAATGAGTCATGAGAGTTCCTTGCTCACGAAAATCAAAACTGCCACACGAAAAGCCACAAACTGAGCAGTAGGTATATCATCGCCAAGACGCTCATCTTTGTTGTAGCGTTCATGTCACATACTAATTACGTCAAGGGATGCACGGATGGGTTGCTATAACAATGACCACGCACATTATGTGGTACtcgattgtaatggaaaaccagtCGAGTTGCGGCGAGCCGATCTGAGTAGGTTCTAATGGAAAAGGTGCTTTTGTTGGACCACAGTGTTTACAAAGGCTGTAGTTAAATGCATCTCATAGCACTTCTGCACCTCAGTGATCATATCGCAATGTGTCTTTGTGGTGGTTTAAGCTAAAAGTCTCTCAGGACTAAAAAGTCCTGAGACACGTCTGGTTTAAATAGGGTTACAGGTCTGTAGGttttatatatattcaaatatcaTGTTTTATGCGACAGGCATGGTGCACACCCCAAACACAATCAGCTTTCATTAACGATCATGATGAGGATGAACTAGAAAAGTAACTGAACAATTTATAAATAATCAGAATTAATCAGTTAATTGTTTTATTCAAGTTTAGTGCCAAAACCCCCCCCATAAAATAAATAGTATAAGTAAAATTAATTGAGTTTTGTCTCTTTGTTCCAGCGATGTTCACTCTCACTGAGATTGCATCCCTGAACGACATCCAGCCAACATACCGCATCTTAAAGCCATGGTGGGATGTCTTCATGGACTACCTGGGTCTGATCATGCTCATGCTGGCCGTATTTGCAATGACCATGCAGATCACCAAGGACCAAGTAGCTTGCCTTCCATATATAGATGATGCAGAGGAAGCCTCAGGAACAAGCTCGTTGCCCCAGCAGAGACCTGAGGATGTAACCTCATCCACCAGAGCCCCTGTAGGAACAATCATCCCACCAATCACTAAGGACCTAACGGATGAAGCGGTCAGTAAGATTTATGCATTACGAGCTCCTCCAACAGGGGTCAAAACAAACCTGGACTTTCAACAGTATGTCTTTATCAACCAAAAGTGTTACCATGATGCCTTGCCCTGGTATTCCAAATACTTTCCATACCTCACCCTCATCCACACCCTCATTCTCATGGTCAGTAGCAACTTCTGGTTCAAGTACCCCAAAACAAGTTCGAAGATTGAGCATTTCGTTTCTATTCTGGGACGGTGTTTTGAATCTCCTTGGACAACAAAGGCTTTGTCTGAAACTGCTTGCGAAGACTCGGAGGAAAACAAACAGAGGCTGACCGCCACCTCTTCAGCACCAAAGCAGGTGTCTATAGAGGGGAACGATGACAGCACAAATGTGAGCCCATCCACACCCATGCTTGGGGTGAAATTTTCTGCAGATAAGCCTATTGCAGAGGTCCCAAGTAGCATGACAATCTTGGATAAAAAAGATGGGGAGCAGGCCAAAGCTCTTTTTGAGAAGGTGAGGAAATTCAGAGCCCATGTGGAGGACAGCGATTTCATCTACAAGCTTTATGTAGCACAGACCATCGTCAAATCTGTGAAGTTTATTTTGATATTGTGCTACACTTCGACCTTTTTAGCCGAAATAAAATTCACACATGAATGTAAGCCTGATATAAAACATTTAACAGGATATACAAAGTTCTATTGTACGCACAACATGGCTTTCATGCTGAGCAAACTGCTCGTCACCTATGTGGCATTGATACTGATCTATGGGATGACATGCTTGTACTCTCTCTTCTGGGTGTTCCGGCGACCTCTGAAAGAGTACTCGTTTGAGAAGGTCAGGGAAGAGAGCAGCTTTAGTGACATTCCTGATGTCAAAAATGACTTTGCATtccttttacacatgattgACCAGTATGACCAACTTTACTCCAAGCGCTTTGGCGTTTTTCTGTCTGAGGTCAGTGAAAATAAGCTGAGGGAGATCAGCCTCAACCACGAGTGGActtttgaaaaattaaagcaGCTTGTCACGCGTAATGCACAGGACAAGCAGGAGCTGCACCTCTTCATGCTCTCTGGACTCCCGAATGCGGTGTTTGACCTCACAGATTTGGAAGTGCTAAAACTGGAGCTGATTCCTGATGTGAGGTTCACAGCAAAGGTCTCCCAGATGACCAGCC comes from the Oreochromis aureus strain Israel breed Guangdong linkage group 18, ZZ_aureus, whole genome shotgun sequence genome and includes:
- the lrrc8da gene encoding volume-regulated anion channel subunit LRRC8D is translated as MFTLTEIASLNDIQPTYRILKPWWDVFMDYLGLIMLMLAVFAMTMQITKDQVACLPYIDDAEEASGTSSLPQQRPEDVTSSTRAPVGTIIPPITKDLTDEAVSKIYALRAPPTGVKTNLDFQQYVFINQKCYHDALPWYSKYFPYLTLIHTLILMVSSNFWFKYPKTSSKIEHFVSILGRCFESPWTTKALSETACEDSEENKQRLTATSSAPKQVSIEGNDDSTNVSPSTPMLGVKFSADKPIAEVPSSMTILDKKDGEQAKALFEKVRKFRAHVEDSDFIYKLYVAQTIVKSVKFILILCYTSTFLAEIKFTHECKPDIKHLTGYTKFYCTHNMAFMLSKLLVTYVALILIYGMTCLYSLFWVFRRPLKEYSFEKVREESSFSDIPDVKNDFAFLLHMIDQYDQLYSKRFGVFLSEVSENKLREISLNHEWTFEKLKQLVTRNAQDKQELHLFMLSGLPNAVFDLTDLEVLKLELIPDVRFTAKVSQMTSLQELHLCNSPAKVEQTGFAFLRDHLRCLHVKFTDVAEIPAWVYLLRNLRELNLIGNLSSENNKMICLESMRDLRHLKTLCLKSNLTKIPTNITELSPHLIRLMVHNDGTKLLVLNSLKKMTNLIEVELHNCELERIPHAIFSLTNLQELDLKSNNIRTIEEIISFQHLKRLTCLKLWHNKIITIPATIGHIKSLEALYLSHNKLETLPAALFTLPKLRHLEVAHNSISVLPPDVGLLHNLQHLAINSNKLEVLPKPLFRCTKLKVLCLAHNALTTLPEAVGQLVQLTQLELKGNCLDRLPAQLGNCRLLRRNCLIVEDHLFDTLPVDAKESISRETF